From the Nitrobacter hamburgensis X14 genome, one window contains:
- a CDS encoding ATP-grasp domain-containing protein, whose product MGGSGVVILGGAHGTLALARSLGTLKIPVVCISNDRMLPSWSRYVEGPISWPGHCDGEAVSFLARMAKERKWDGYLLVPAGDGEVRFVSENRAALSATFKIMLPGWDSLRWLCDKPFLYRRADELNVKIPRTHRLVSVEQAETLAVTFPVVLKPNMGGGNGPFFKAKVVRADDQAELARAYRDAAGQIGAANVVVQELIPGGGESQFSYAALWHDGQPVTEFTARRTRQYPVDFGYTSTFVEVVDEPRAIEAARTMLASVGFGGLVEVEFKRDHRDGSLKLLDVNPRPWSWFGLCAAAGVDLGAMMWQVANGRPAKPAVAQIGVSWMYLVRDFVVAMTLLVRGRIGVGDYLRSFGRVRAWAAFALNDPLPGVIDLPLTAWRVLTRRVLKIG is encoded by the coding sequence TCGTCTGCATTTCCAACGACAGGATGCTGCCCAGCTGGTCGAGATACGTCGAAGGCCCGATATCCTGGCCCGGCCATTGCGATGGCGAAGCGGTCTCTTTTCTCGCCCGGATGGCGAAGGAAAGGAAATGGGACGGGTATTTGCTGGTGCCGGCGGGCGACGGGGAGGTACGATTTGTATCGGAGAACCGGGCTGCCCTGTCCGCGACGTTCAAGATTATGCTGCCCGGTTGGGATTCGTTGCGCTGGCTCTGCGACAAGCCCTTTCTTTATCGCCGTGCGGACGAACTGAACGTGAAAATACCGAGAACCCATAGGCTCGTGTCGGTCGAACAGGCCGAAACGCTGGCCGTGACCTTCCCGGTCGTACTCAAGCCAAACATGGGCGGCGGCAACGGGCCGTTCTTCAAGGCCAAGGTCGTGCGGGCCGACGACCAGGCGGAGCTTGCCCGTGCCTATCGCGACGCCGCCGGGCAGATCGGGGCAGCGAATGTCGTCGTTCAGGAACTGATTCCTGGAGGTGGCGAAAGCCAGTTTTCCTACGCGGCCCTCTGGCATGACGGGCAGCCCGTTACAGAATTCACGGCCCGCCGCACCCGGCAATATCCGGTCGATTTCGGCTATACGAGCACCTTCGTGGAGGTGGTCGACGAGCCGCGCGCCATTGAGGCCGCTCGTACCATGTTGGCGTCGGTCGGCTTTGGCGGCCTCGTCGAGGTCGAGTTCAAGCGCGACCACAGGGATGGCTCGCTCAAACTTCTTGATGTCAACCCGCGCCCCTGGTCCTGGTTTGGCCTGTGCGCAGCCGCCGGCGTCGATCTGGGTGCAATGATGTGGCAGGTCGCGAACGGCCGCCCGGCCAAACCTGCCGTGGCGCAGATCGGTGTATCGTGGATGTACCTGGTTCGCGACTTCGTTGTCGCGATGACGCTGCTCGTCAGGGGGCGCATCGGTGTGGGCGATTATCTGCGCTCTTTTGGGCGCGTCCGGGCTTGGGCGGCATTCGCTTTGAACGACCCCTTGCCCGGTGTTATCGACTTACCCCTCACGGCCTGGCGCGTGCTGACGAGGCGGGTCCTCAAGATCGGCTGA
- a CDS encoding lipid II:glycine glycyltransferase FemX has translation MLQQANVPPLGVAAPIDCPTPADRYSVEIDSVASDAWDVIASGFADIHPEQTACYASNHWKGHDSHLLLRHNGEPVAGARVAIVGLPLIGRGLAFLRFGPFWRKQKAEADPEIYRTMIAALVEEYCVTRGHCLTTLSRPHPHYHALECGLLRDLGFVQRRAFSDCERYVVNTALDAETQRRSLAQKWRYNLRQALGNSVDVRLTEDPEEIQAFQALYVSMMERKHFSSTTPVHLTGELISRLPEKLKPKLVIARHAGKLVAGATIGLFGDTAYYMFGATSADALPIKAGYALHWWIFNWLHDHGYEWYDLGGAAHEPGLRQFKKGFVGKAGSVVVMEGEFDRWASSLGRLSADTVFGLRHLKRRIQYGAKFGKLADPSS, from the coding sequence ATGCTTCAACAAGCCAATGTTCCTCCCCTTGGCGTGGCCGCGCCGATCGATTGTCCAACGCCGGCGGACCGTTATAGCGTCGAGATCGACAGCGTGGCGAGCGATGCATGGGATGTGATCGCCAGCGGTTTCGCTGACATCCATCCCGAGCAGACGGCTTGCTACGCGTCCAATCACTGGAAGGGGCACGACAGCCATCTTCTTCTTCGACACAACGGCGAGCCTGTCGCCGGCGCGCGGGTCGCTATCGTAGGCCTGCCCCTGATTGGCCGGGGATTGGCCTTCCTGCGCTTTGGTCCATTCTGGCGGAAGCAAAAAGCGGAGGCGGACCCGGAAATCTACCGCACCATGATCGCGGCGCTGGTCGAGGAATATTGCGTGACTCGCGGTCATTGCCTGACCACCCTGTCCCGGCCGCACCCGCATTACCATGCACTGGAATGCGGCTTGCTGCGCGATCTCGGCTTTGTGCAGCGGCGCGCGTTCAGCGACTGTGAGCGCTACGTGGTCAATACGGCGCTCGATGCCGAAACGCAACGCCGGAGCCTCGCGCAGAAGTGGCGCTACAACCTGCGGCAAGCGCTCGGCAATTCGGTCGATGTCCGTTTGACCGAAGACCCCGAGGAAATCCAGGCTTTCCAGGCGCTTTACGTCTCCATGATGGAACGGAAGCATTTTTCCAGCACCACGCCCGTTCATCTCACGGGCGAATTGATCTCTCGCCTGCCCGAAAAGCTTAAACCGAAGCTCGTCATCGCCCGTCACGCGGGCAAGCTGGTTGCGGGCGCAACGATCGGACTGTTCGGAGATACCGCCTACTACATGTTCGGCGCGACATCGGCCGATGCCCTGCCGATCAAGGCCGGCTACGCGCTCCACTGGTGGATATTCAACTGGCTGCATGACCATGGATACGAGTGGTACGACTTGGGCGGCGCCGCGCATGAACCGGGCCTGCGTCAGTTCAAGAAGGGATTCGTTGGTAAAGCGGGCAGCGTCGTCGTCATGGAGGGCGAGTTCGACCGCTGGGCATCATCTCTCGGCCGCCTCTCGGCCGATACCGTCTTCGGCCTTCGTCACCTCAAGCGGCGTATCCAGTACGGCGCAAAATTCGGCAAGCTGGCCGACCCATCATCGTGA
- the ggt gene encoding gamma-glutamyltransferase, with the protein MIRRRPRRHIFFLAIAAWMVLWAPASAQDVRGASPPLAPGAIRPVVAKHGMVVAQEKLAAAIGAEVLARGGNAIDAAVATGFAMAVTYPRAGNIGGGGFMVIHLADGNRDIAIDYRETAPAATRRDIFLGTDGKPDPAKSRDSALGIGVPGTVAGLALALDKYGSGKFTLADLLKPAIALARDGLKIGDDTADTLPQWHRRIARWPSSMTIFSHPDGSALREGDLLIQTDLAATLTAIADHGPRGFYEGPVASKLVKGIRAAGGIMTLDDLRSYRPLDREPVRGSYRGYDIVSMPPSSSGGTVLIESLNILEGFPMRDLHQGSVDSLHLLIEAMKRAYADRARYLGDPAFVQAPIATLLAKNYAAKQRASIDMMRATPAAAVPLPPPHEGDNTTHFSVADAFGNAVSNTYTLNFSYGVGLVADGTGVLLNNELDDFTAAPGAANAYGLVGFAANLPGPGKRPLSSMTPTIVLKDGKPVLVTGSPGGSRIISTVLQVIVNVIDYDMTIADAVDAPRLHHQWLPDRVRAERGFSEQIIAGLRARGHTVVMPMGQTSANSIAITPDGFFGAADPRTRGSSAAGY; encoded by the coding sequence ATGATCCGCCGCAGGCCACGCCGGCACATCTTTTTCCTTGCGATCGCGGCATGGATGGTTCTCTGGGCGCCCGCGTCCGCGCAGGATGTGCGCGGGGCCTCCCCGCCGCTCGCCCCCGGCGCGATCCGCCCGGTCGTTGCGAAACACGGCATGGTGGTGGCGCAGGAGAAGCTCGCGGCCGCAATCGGCGCGGAGGTGCTGGCGCGTGGCGGCAATGCGATCGATGCGGCAGTGGCGACCGGCTTCGCCATGGCGGTCACCTATCCGCGCGCCGGCAATATCGGCGGCGGCGGCTTCATGGTGATTCACCTTGCCGATGGCAATCGAGACATCGCCATCGACTATCGCGAGACCGCGCCGGCCGCGACCAGGCGCGACATCTTCCTGGGCACTGATGGCAAGCCTGATCCTGCGAAGTCGCGCGATTCGGCGCTCGGCATCGGCGTGCCCGGCACCGTCGCCGGATTGGCGCTGGCGCTCGACAAATACGGCTCGGGCAAATTCACGCTGGCCGATCTGCTCAAGCCCGCGATCGCGCTGGCGCGCGACGGGCTCAAGATCGGCGACGATACCGCCGATACGCTGCCGCAATGGCACCGGCGCATCGCGCGCTGGCCGTCGTCGATGACAATATTTTCGCACCCCGACGGCAGTGCGCTGCGCGAGGGCGATCTTCTGATTCAGACCGATCTGGCGGCGACGCTGACCGCGATCGCCGACCACGGGCCGCGAGGCTTTTATGAAGGGCCGGTGGCTTCGAAGCTGGTGAAGGGAATCCGCGCCGCCGGCGGAATCATGACGCTGGACGATCTCAGGTCCTATCGGCCGCTGGACCGCGAGCCGGTGCGCGGCAGCTACCGGGGCTATGACATCGTCTCGATGCCGCCGTCGTCGTCCGGCGGCACCGTGCTGATCGAATCGCTGAACATCCTCGAGGGATTTCCGATGCGCGATCTGCATCAGGGCTCAGTGGATTCGCTGCATCTTCTGATCGAGGCGATGAAGCGCGCCTATGCCGACCGCGCGCGCTATCTCGGCGATCCCGCCTTCGTACAGGCGCCGATCGCAACGCTGCTGGCCAAGAACTATGCCGCGAAACAGCGCGCCTCGATCGACATGATGCGCGCGACGCCCGCCGCCGCCGTGCCCCTGCCACCACCGCACGAGGGCGACAACACCACGCATTTTTCCGTGGCCGATGCCTTCGGCAACGCCGTCAGCAACACCTATACGCTCAACTTCAGCTACGGCGTCGGGCTGGTGGCGGACGGCACCGGCGTGCTGCTCAACAACGAGCTTGACGATTTCACCGCGGCACCGGGCGCGGCGAACGCCTACGGCCTTGTCGGCTTCGCGGCCAATTTGCCCGGCCCCGGCAAGCGCCCGCTGTCCTCGATGACGCCGACGATCGTGCTGAAGGACGGCAAGCCGGTGCTGGTGACGGGATCGCCCGGCGGCAGCCGTATCATCTCCACGGTCCTGCAAGTGATCGTCAACGTGATCGACTACGATATGACCATCGCCGACGCGGTCGATGCACCGCGCTTGCATCATCAATGGCTGCCGGATCGGGTCCGCGCCGAGCGCGGCTTCTCCGAGCAAATCATTGCGGGATTGCGGGCGCGAGGCCACACCGTGGTCATGCCGATGGGACAAACCTCGGCCAACTCCATCGCTATCACACCGGACGGCTTCTTCGGGGCGGCGGATCCGCGAACGCGGGGGTCGAGTGCTGCGGGATATTGA
- a CDS encoding MFS transporter, with protein MTVTTAVPAGNADPGARYASRTAVASWIMFDWAAQPYFTLITTFVFAPYFATFVAATPAEGQSLWGFATGAAGIVIALASPVLGAIADASGRRKPWIAAFGALLVIGSSLMWIGKPGDAGVILPLLIAYGIATVGVEFATVFNNAMMPSLVPPDKIGRLSGTGWATGYIGGILSLVLVLGFLAANPATGKTLFGLSPLFGLDPATHEGDRITGPLTGLWFVIFVLPMFLLTPDFPARRPLRTALREGLIELRGTLRELPKRKSMATFLLANMIYTDGLVSLFAFGGIYAAGTFGWHTIQIGTFGILLAIAGALGAWIGGKLDDRVGPKVVIAASMIVLLSAIVAILMVDRDSILFVEVAPPVPGGGLFAAPAEKAYLILGCLIGGAGGPLQAASRTLLIRLAPKDRIAQFFGLFALTGKVTSFVGPLLVGLITAITASQKAGMAVLVLFFLAGLVLLSQVRVQPGQSSG; from the coding sequence ATGACGGTGACGACAGCCGTACCCGCGGGCAACGCCGATCCCGGGGCGCGCTATGCTTCGCGCACCGCGGTCGCGAGCTGGATCATGTTCGACTGGGCGGCGCAGCCCTATTTCACACTGATCACGACTTTCGTATTCGCGCCCTATTTCGCAACTTTCGTGGCGGCGACGCCGGCCGAGGGGCAATCGCTGTGGGGATTTGCGACGGGCGCGGCCGGCATCGTGATCGCGCTCGCCTCGCCGGTGCTCGGCGCCATCGCCGATGCCAGCGGCCGGCGCAAACCGTGGATCGCGGCCTTCGGCGCGCTGCTGGTGATCGGCTCCAGCCTGATGTGGATCGGCAAGCCCGGCGACGCCGGCGTGATCCTGCCCCTGCTGATCGCCTATGGCATCGCCACCGTCGGCGTCGAGTTCGCCACCGTATTCAACAATGCGATGATGCCGTCGCTGGTGCCGCCCGACAAGATCGGGCGTTTGTCGGGGACCGGATGGGCTACCGGCTATATCGGCGGCATCCTCAGTCTCGTCCTGGTGCTCGGCTTTCTCGCGGCCAATCCCGCCACCGGCAAGACGCTGTTCGGCTTGTCGCCGCTGTTCGGTCTCGATCCCGCCACCCATGAGGGCGATCGCATTACCGGGCCGCTGACGGGCCTCTGGTTCGTCATCTTCGTGCTGCCGATGTTTTTGCTGACGCCGGATTTCCCGGCTAGGCGTCCGCTGCGAACGGCGCTGCGCGAAGGATTGATCGAACTGCGCGGCACCCTTCGCGAATTGCCGAAACGGAAGTCGATGGCGACCTTCCTGCTCGCCAACATGATCTACACCGACGGACTGGTGTCGCTGTTCGCGTTCGGCGGCATCTATGCCGCCGGCACCTTCGGCTGGCATACAATCCAGATCGGAACATTCGGCATCCTGCTCGCTATTGCCGGCGCGCTCGGCGCGTGGATCGGCGGCAAGCTCGACGACCGAGTGGGTCCGAAAGTCGTCATCGCCGCGAGCATGATCGTCTTGCTGTCGGCGATCGTGGCGATCCTGATGGTCGACAGGGATTCGATCCTGTTCGTGGAGGTCGCGCCGCCCGTGCCCGGCGGCGGGCTGTTCGCAGCACCCGCGGAGAAAGCCTATCTCATCCTCGGCTGCCTGATCGGCGGCGCCGGCGGTCCGTTGCAGGCGGCCTCGCGGACGCTGTTGATCCGGCTGGCGCCGAAGGATCGCATCGCGCAGTTTTTCGGATTGTTCGCGCTGACCGGAAAGGTGACGTCGTTCGTCGGCCCGCTGCTGGTTGGCCTTATCACCGCGATCACCGCAAGCCAGAAGGCGGGCATGGCGGTGCTGGTGCTGTTCTTCCTCGCAGGGCTTGTGCTGTTGTCCCAGGTTCGGGTGCAGCCGGGCCAAAGCTCGGGTTAA
- a CDS encoding c-type cytochrome — protein sequence MSRNPVAPSVPAVAVLALAAAGFIGSMLSASAAAPLTGATPEQPPAAKTEAARPSYTPPADSDIPDGPFGDMIRLGEAIFHDTRHNAKGFVGNDLQCSNCHIDRGRQPNSAPLGAAYLLYPAYRAKNGHVNTFQERLQGCFRFSMNGKAPPFNDKVLVALETYAYFLAKGGPTGVAVKGQGYPKLKAPDQPADYDRGAKAYAQHCSLCHGGDGEGQKSADGQTVFPPLWGPRSFNWGAGMASINNAAGFIKANMPLGLGGSLSDQEAWDIATYMDSQERPQDPRFVESVAETRKRFHDEPTSKYGLVVNGVHLGEKSPPSGTIDAAD from the coding sequence ATGAGCCGCAATCCGGTTGCGCCCTCGGTCCCGGCCGTAGCTGTTCTCGCCCTCGCGGCCGCCGGCTTCATCGGATCCATGCTGTCCGCCAGTGCGGCGGCTCCGTTGACAGGCGCAACGCCGGAGCAGCCTCCGGCAGCAAAGACGGAAGCCGCGCGCCCCTCCTACACGCCCCCTGCGGACAGCGACATTCCGGACGGGCCGTTCGGCGACATGATCCGGCTCGGCGAGGCGATCTTTCACGATACCCGGCACAATGCGAAGGGCTTCGTCGGCAACGATCTGCAGTGCTCGAACTGTCACATCGATCGCGGCCGTCAGCCGAACTCCGCGCCGCTCGGCGCCGCCTATCTTCTTTACCCGGCCTATCGCGCCAAGAACGGCCACGTGAATACCTTTCAGGAGCGGCTGCAAGGCTGTTTCCGTTTCAGCATGAACGGCAAGGCGCCCCCGTTCAACGACAAGGTGCTGGTGGCGCTTGAGACCTATGCCTATTTCCTGGCCAAGGGCGGTCCGACCGGCGTCGCCGTCAAGGGCCAGGGCTATCCCAAGCTGAAAGCGCCGGATCAGCCGGCGGACTATGATCGCGGCGCCAAAGCCTACGCGCAGCATTGCTCCCTCTGTCATGGCGGCGATGGTGAGGGACAAAAATCGGCCGACGGGCAAACCGTGTTTCCGCCGCTCTGGGGACCGCGCTCGTTCAACTGGGGCGCGGGCATGGCCTCGATCAACAACGCCGCGGGCTTCATCAAGGCCAACATGCCGCTCGGTCTCGGCGGCTCGCTGAGCGATCAGGAGGCGTGGGACATCGCCACTTACATGGACAGTCAGGAGCGGCCGCAAGATCCGAGGTTCGTCGAGTCGGTGGCGGAAACCCGTAAGCGATTCCACGACGAGCCGACATCGAAATACGGCCTGGTCGTTAACGGCGTGCATCTTGGTGAAAAGTCGCCGCCGTCAGGAACGATCGACGCGGCGGATTGA
- a CDS encoding c-type cytochrome, whose protein sequence is MRSLVGAALLLLGMSALPVLAADGKDITARGTPDRAASCSPCHGQNGQGQPATGVPRLAGLNAQYFERQLESFKDGTRKNRIMLMIASDLTDGERKALANYYADMATPKPETAPADPAVIAAGAKLAATGDWSKDLPGCGQCHGAAGLGVGTDFPRLAGQWAVYIEKALRSWKAGDRKNDPMGVMANVANKLTDDQIKSVAAYYESLPVAAPVHNPDNKP, encoded by the coding sequence ATGAGATCGCTGGTAGGCGCAGCACTGCTGCTTCTTGGCATGTCGGCGCTGCCGGTGCTTGCGGCGGATGGGAAGGACATCACCGCGAGAGGGACGCCGGACAGAGCGGCATCCTGCTCACCGTGTCATGGCCAGAATGGACAGGGCCAGCCGGCAACGGGCGTGCCGCGTCTTGCGGGTCTCAACGCGCAGTACTTCGAACGTCAGCTTGAGAGTTTCAAGGACGGCACGCGCAAGAACCGTATCATGCTGATGATCGCGTCGGACCTGACGGACGGCGAAAGAAAAGCGCTAGCGAATTATTATGCCGACATGGCGACGCCGAAGCCCGAGACCGCGCCGGCTGACCCGGCCGTGATCGCGGCCGGAGCGAAGCTCGCCGCGACCGGCGACTGGTCGAAAGACCTGCCCGGATGCGGACAGTGCCACGGGGCCGCCGGCCTTGGCGTCGGAACGGACTTTCCACGCCTCGCGGGGCAATGGGCCGTCTATATCGAGAAAGCACTTCGGTCGTGGAAGGCCGGCGATCGCAAGAACGATCCCATGGGCGTGATGGCCAATGTCGCCAACAAGCTGACCGACGACCAGATCAAGAGCGTCGCCGCCTATTACGAGAGCCTGCCGGTGGCGGCACCAGTCCATAACCCGGACAACAAGCCATGA
- the purH gene encoding bifunctional phosphoribosylaminoimidazolecarboxamide formyltransferase/IMP cyclohydrolase — protein MTDRPRRVTRALLSVSDKTGLIEFARALAGLGIDLVSTGGTAKAIAAAGLKVSDVSELTGFPEMMDGRVKTLHPKVHGGLLAIRDNGDHAKAMKDHGIAPIDLLVVNLYPFEATVDKGAPYEDCIENIDIGGPAMIRAAAKNHDDVAVVVEAQDYQAVLDELKANDGATTLGLRKRLAAKAYARTAAYDAAISNWFAVQLATDAPDYRAFGGRLAQTLRYGENPHQTAAFYRTPDRRAGVSTARQLQGKELSYNNINDTDAAYECVAEFDATRTAACVIIKHANPCGVAEGADLASAYRKALACDQTSAYGGIIAFNRTLDADAANAVAGIFTEVIIAPDATEEAIAIIGKRKNLRLLLAGGLPDPRARGLTAKTVAGGLLVQGRDNAVVDDMALTVATKRAPTDAEMRDLRFAFRIAKHVKSNTIVYAKDLATVGIGAGQMSRVDSARIAARKADDAARELKLAQPLTIGSVVASDAFFPFADGMLACVEAGATAVIQPGGSMRDDEVIKAADEHGIAMVFTGVRHFRH, from the coding sequence ATGACCGACCGACCGCGCCGCGTGACCCGCGCCCTGCTTTCCGTTTCCGACAAGACCGGCCTGATCGAGTTCGCCCGCGCGCTCGCTGGCCTCGGCATCGACCTGGTCTCGACCGGCGGCACCGCCAAGGCGATCGCTGCAGCGGGGCTGAAGGTCAGCGACGTCTCGGAGCTGACGGGCTTTCCGGAAATGATGGACGGCCGGGTCAAGACGCTGCATCCCAAGGTGCACGGCGGCCTGCTCGCGATCCGCGACAACGGTGATCATGCGAAAGCGATGAAGGACCACGGCATCGCGCCGATCGACCTGCTGGTCGTCAATCTCTACCCGTTCGAGGCGACCGTCGACAAAGGCGCTCCTTACGAGGACTGCATCGAGAATATCGACATCGGCGGCCCCGCGATGATCCGCGCCGCCGCGAAAAACCATGACGACGTCGCGGTCGTGGTCGAAGCGCAGGACTACCAGGCGGTGCTCGACGAACTCAAAGCCAACGACGGCGCAACCACGCTGGGCTTGCGCAAGCGCCTCGCCGCGAAAGCCTACGCCCGCACCGCCGCCTATGATGCCGCGATTTCCAACTGGTTCGCGGTGCAGCTTGCGACCGACGCGCCGGACTATCGCGCCTTCGGCGGGCGTCTTGCGCAGACCTTGCGTTATGGCGAGAACCCGCACCAGACCGCCGCATTCTACCGCACGCCCGATCGTCGCGCCGGCGTCTCCACCGCGCGTCAGCTTCAGGGCAAGGAGCTGTCCTACAACAACATCAACGACACCGACGCGGCCTATGAATGCGTCGCCGAATTCGATGCGACGCGCACCGCGGCCTGCGTCATCATCAAGCACGCCAACCCCTGCGGCGTCGCGGAAGGCGCCGATCTTGCCAGCGCCTATCGCAAGGCGCTGGCCTGCGACCAGACCTCGGCCTATGGCGGCATCATCGCCTTCAACCGCACGCTCGACGCCGACGCGGCAAATGCCGTGGCCGGCATCTTCACCGAAGTCATCATCGCGCCCGATGCGACCGAGGAAGCGATTGCGATCATCGGCAAGCGCAAGAATCTCCGGTTGTTGCTCGCGGGCGGCCTGCCCGATCCGCGCGCGCGCGGCCTGACCGCAAAAACAGTGGCCGGCGGACTTCTGGTGCAGGGCCGCGACAACGCCGTCGTCGACGATATGGCGCTGACGGTCGCGACCAAGCGTGCGCCGACCGACGCCGAAATGCGCGATCTGCGGTTCGCCTTCCGCATCGCCAAGCACGTCAAGTCGAACACCATCGTCTATGCCAAGGACCTCGCCACCGTCGGCATCGGGGCGGGGCAGATGAGCCGCGTCGACTCCGCGCGTATCGCCGCGCGCAAGGCGGACGATGCCGCGCGTGAACTGAAATTGGCGCAGCCTCTGACCATAGGCTCGGTGGTGGCATCGGATGCGTTCTTCCCATTCGCCGACGGGATGCTGGCCTGCGTCGAGGCCGGCGCCACCGCGGTCATTCAGCCCGGCGGCTCAATGCGCGACGATGAGGTGATCAAGGCCGCCGACGAGCACGGCATCGCCATGGTGTTCACCGGAGTCAGGCATTTCCGGCATTAG
- a CDS encoding heparinase II/III family protein — MSVAYRRRISTLLLRRFARRTIARAGDGPAALSRLWPGRADRLTIAPHDLRTADGTRAAEIYAGRFVFAGKIVTCHSRSIFDLEPPSEDWEAALLGFGWLRHLRAADTAITRANARSLVDDWMSNPARRRPLGRRADVMARRVISLLSQAPLVLSDTDGKFYRRYLRALARDIRLLRFGLHDAPDGVARLQVLIALCYASLCLANQARTIRTATRKLSDELRRQILPDGGHVSRNPGALIELLIDLLPLRQTFAARNIAPPPALLNAIDRMMPMLRFFRHGDGSFALFNGMSGAPSDLLATLLAYDDTRGIPMASMPHTGFQRLDAGTTTLIVDTGPPPPSNLSEEAHAGCLSFELSSGPNRIVTNCGTPSTGRDNWRTFARSTPAHSTLSCHETSSCQFVERSAMKRLLQGAPIVSGPANVESSRETVDEAERLTASHDGYLARFGVIHRRVLTITRDGSRLEGEDTLAPAPSGRMKGSRIDYALRFHLHPSVKASRLSDARGVMLVLPNREVWTFEAPDDRVDLEDSVFLAGNDGPRRTTQIVIHQSAREAPTVRWSLVRSTASVTATNARRNARREPELPL, encoded by the coding sequence GTGTCGGTCGCTTATCGCAGACGCATTTCAACGCTGTTGCTCCGCCGCTTCGCGCGACGAACGATCGCGCGCGCCGGCGACGGCCCGGCGGCGCTGTCGCGGCTGTGGCCCGGCCGCGCCGACCGGCTGACGATCGCACCGCACGACCTGCGCACCGCCGACGGTACCCGCGCCGCCGAGATCTACGCCGGCCGCTTCGTGTTCGCGGGCAAGATCGTCACCTGCCATTCCCGCTCGATCTTCGACCTCGAACCGCCATCCGAGGATTGGGAAGCTGCGCTACTGGGTTTCGGCTGGCTGCGGCATCTGCGCGCCGCCGACACCGCGATCACGCGCGCCAATGCGCGATCGCTGGTCGACGACTGGATGTCGAATCCGGCGCGCAGGCGGCCGCTGGGGCGGCGCGCCGACGTCATGGCCCGCCGCGTTATCTCGCTGTTGTCGCAGGCGCCGCTCGTGCTCAGCGATACCGACGGGAAATTCTATCGCCGCTATCTGCGCGCGCTGGCCCGCGACATCCGCCTGTTGCGGTTCGGCCTGCACGACGCGCCCGACGGCGTGGCGCGGCTCCAGGTTCTGATCGCGCTGTGCTACGCCTCGCTGTGTCTTGCCAACCAGGCCCGCACCATCCGCACCGCGACGCGCAAGCTGTCCGACGAATTGCGGCGGCAGATCCTGCCCGACGGCGGCCATGTCTCGCGCAATCCCGGCGCCTTGATCGAACTCTTGATCGACCTGTTGCCGCTCCGGCAAACCTTCGCCGCGCGCAACATCGCGCCGCCGCCGGCCCTGCTGAACGCCATCGACCGCATGATGCCGATGCTGCGCTTCTTCCGTCACGGCGACGGCAGTTTTGCGCTGTTCAACGGCATGAGCGGCGCGCCGTCGGACCTTTTGGCGACGCTTCTGGCCTATGACGACACCCGCGGCATACCAATGGCCAGCATGCCGCACACCGGCTTCCAGCGGCTCGACGCCGGCACGACGACGCTGATCGTCGATACCGGACCACCGCCGCCGTCGAACCTCAGCGAGGAGGCGCATGCCGGCTGCCTGTCGTTCGAACTGTCCTCCGGCCCAAACCGGATCGTGACCAATTGCGGCACGCCCTCGACCGGCCGCGACAACTGGCGCACCTTCGCCCGCTCAACGCCGGCGCATTCCACACTGAGCTGCCATGAAACATCGTCGTGTCAGTTCGTCGAACGGTCGGCGATGAAGCGGCTGCTACAAGGCGCGCCGATCGTCAGCGGCCCGGCCAATGTCGAAAGCTCCCGCGAGACCGTGGACGAGGCCGAACGGCTGACGGCGTCGCATGACGGCTATCTCGCCCGGTTCGGCGTGATCCATCGCCGCGTTCTGACGATAACGCGTGACGGCTCCCGACTGGAGGGCGAGGACACGCTGGCGCCCGCGCCCAGCGGCCGCATGAAGGGCAGCCGGATCGATTACGCCTTGCGTTTCCATCTGCATCCGTCGGTCAAGGCGAGCCGCCTCAGCGATGCGCGCGGGGTGATGCTGGTGCTGCCGAACCGCGAAGTCTGGACGTTCGAGGCGCCCGACGACCGGGTCGACCTCGAAGACAGCGTGTTTCTCGCCGGCAACGACGGCCCCCGCCGCACCACGCAGATCGTGATTCATCAGAGTGCCCGGGAGGCCCCCACCGTGCGCTGGAGTTTGGTCCGCTCGACCGCCTCGGTCACGGCCACCAACGCCCGCCGCAATGCGCGGCGCGAGCCGGAATTGCCGCTGTAG